The genomic interval TAAATCGGTAATAGCTGAATCCAGAATAGCCTGGATACCTTCGTACACCTGCTGTTGTGAATCGTAAGCAGGTGCTGTATTGGCACTTCCTTTTAAAGACTGGCTAAACGGTACATCTCCGAAAGAATCGGTTAAGGTACCATAGGTGAAAGCAGTCAGCACTCTGGCAATTCCTGTGTAATAGGGTGCATTAGCAGCTTTGCTTTTTTCGATGATGATATTTAACTCATTTAAATTATTGGTGTAAAAGTTCACCCAAAACCCATTAAACCGGCCAGGAATGGAAGTATAATTATCATTAGAGGTAGCATCTCCGTTAGAACCGGCTGTCTGTTGTACAACAGTTGCAGCTAATAAGCCAGCATCCAGGCCTAAATTATAAGCAAGTGTACCTTGTGCACCAGTCAATATCACGCTTAAAGGAGCATCTGCAGGCGCATTCGGATTTTCATTCACTTCCTGAAGCTCGCAGGAGGAAATGACCAACATCATCAGGGCAAGAACAACTATATAGATAGGAAATAATTTCGTTTTCATGAGAATTGACTTAATAAGAGCATGATTAAAAAGTAAGATTGATAGAAGCACCATAACTGCGGGTGTTCGGAGTAGTCCAGAAATCGATACCAGAGAAGTTGGTCAAACCATTGCGGGTGCCTAAATCCGGGTCAGAACCAGTATAGTTGGTAGACAGCAGGAAGTTTCTGGCCGTAAGTGTCAGGCTGGCTTTAGTTAATTTCAGCGGAGCAATTAATTTTTCTGGTAAGCTGTAAGTAAAGTTTACGTCCCGTAAGCGCAGCCAGTACAGGTTTTTCTCGATGTATAAACCCTGAATATCAAACGTGCGGCGGTACCATGCCTGCCCGATTTTTACATTAATATCATTAGCGGTTCCTTCGCCATTTTTCACGCCATCAAATACATGATCCTGGCCCCGGTTTTCGGTAGATTTGTCTACGCCATTAAATACCATCTGCAAATGGGGTGCATTGAATATATCAAAGCCATAGCGGGTATCCAGGAAGAAGGAGAAAGCGAAGTTCTTATAGGTAAATTCATTCCGCAAACCTGCATTGAATTTAGGATTAGGATCACCGATTTGGGTAAACGAAGGATTTACAATAGGATAACCGTAGTTTGAATTCGGCGTTCCATTGGCCAGTACCGGACTATCATCGATCAATACTTTGCCCTCTTCATTTTTCTTTACATCAATCCCATAAAATACACCATATGGCTGACCTACCATTCCTCTGGCTTCCATCCAGATTCCTCCCAGGCTTACATTATCAATTCCTTCTGCCAGAGACAATACTTTGCTGATATTTTTAGAATACACTAAGGTCGCATCCCAGCGGAAACTTCCAGGTGTTTGAATAGGAGTGGCATTTAAGGTAATTTCTACGCCCCGGTTAGAGATTTCCCCGGCATTAATTAAACTGAACTGCGAACCGGTTGAGGAAGGAATCGCTACCGGAATAATCTGATCTTTACTCAGGTTATGGTAATACACTGCCTCAATGCCTGCCCTATTGTTAAGGAAACGCAGGTCTGTACCCAATTCCCAGGTACTGATTCTCTCTGGTTTCAGGTTAGGGTTTCCTAAAGTATTGGAATAGCTCAAGCCTGCCTGATTGTTGAACGGATAGGTAACGCCACCCTGAATCCATCCGGTTGTATTGGAATTGGTATAATACGTTTGTAAAGAATACGGATCAGCATCATTACCCACCTGCGCATACGTAGCCCTCACTTTTCCAGAAGACAACCATCCGCTGCTTAAGCCCAAGGCATCGGTAAATACCCAGCTGGTATTTATCGAAGGATAAAAGAAGGAATTCTTGCCTTTAGCCAGGGTAGAAGTCCACTCATTGCGGCCAGTTAATTCCACAAACAGCCAGTTTCTGTAATCCAGCCTAACGTCTGCATAGCCGGCTACTAATCTTCTGCGGATGGTCTGGTTGAAGGAAGTGGACGTAGAGGCATTGGATATATTAAAATTTCCAGGAACAATCAGTCCATCTCCCCTAGTATTGATCTGATTCCGGAATGAGTTATAAAAATTGTGTCCCAGTAAAACCGTCAAATTCAAATCTCCGCCTAGTTCCGGAGCAATGGTGAAAATCAGATCGGTATTGTAATCCCTGCGTGTATAATTTACATCGTTAATTGTACCAGTAGGCACCCCGGAAGTTCCCCGGCTGAATCCGCCTTTGCGTACATCCGTATAGCTATCTATTCCATAGCGGAAGGTTGATTTGAGCCAGGGCAGTATTTCATAATTGGCTTCTGTAAAACTAATAAAGCGGTTTACTTCATCATTTTGCGGATTCATATTCAGCGACCAGTAGGGACTGTCCCAGCCCCGGCCATTGGCATAGGAACGGGAATCGCCCCAGGGTTTGGCATTCGTAGCTGGCAAGCGGTAAGCATTAGGATTGTTCCAGGGTTCATCCAGGCCGTTGGTAATATCAAAGTTGGGTGAGGTATTCATTAAAGCCCGAACTACGTTGGTATTAAATCCACCCATTAAAG from Rhodocytophaga rosea carries:
- a CDS encoding SusC/RagA family TonB-linked outer membrane protein; its protein translation is MKNILLIVFLLSGIGIYAQDGTITGKVKDAKGELLPGVNVFFKNTTSGTVTDAEGNYAIKTVPGNNILIFSFVGFKTQEVTINNRSAIDISLLSDDQLLEEVVVTAVGIESKTKALGYSVAEVKGKDIVNAREPNVVQALSGKVAGVQIGNSGGSPGGSASIRIRGNSSLLGNNSPLFIVDGIPVDNSIQDILGNITNVNSLATPSNRAVDINSDDIESVTVLKGPAAAALYGIRAANGAVILTTKRGTRLTDKSFNVSYSGSFTVDEINRRVQPQQNNFSNGLNGQYILPGQTGSDESWGALLDTLTYSDIPSQFDKNGLIVGQNDPRSNGIPVNRYDNVDNFYLKGKTQSHHVSVYGNTEKAGYYFSVGRLYQTGVIPTTDFFRTTFRFNGDYNVTDKFKIAGGINFINSGANNRALMGGFNTNVVRALMNTSPNFDITNGLDEPWNNPNAYRLPATNAKPWGDSRSYANGRGWDSPYWSLNMNPQNDEVNRFISFTEANYEILPWLKSTFRYGIDSYTDVRKGGFSRGTSGVPTGTINDVNYTRRDYNTDLIFTIAPELGGDLNLTVLLGHNFYNSFRNQINTRGDGLIVPGNFNISNASTSTSFNQTIRRRLVAGYADVRLDYRNWLFVELTGRNEWTSTLAKGKNSFFYPSINTSWVFTDALGLSSGWLSSGKVRATYAQVGNDADPYSLQTYYTNSNTTGWIQGGVTYPFNNQAGLSYSNTLGNPNLKPERISTWELGTDLRFLNNRAGIEAVYYHNLSKDQIIPVAIPSSTGSQFSLINAGEISNRGVEITLNATPIQTPGSFRWDATLVYSKNISKVLSLAEGIDNVSLGGIWMEARGMVGQPYGVFYGIDVKKNEEGKVLIDDSPVLANGTPNSNYGYPIVNPSFTQIGDPNPKFNAGLRNEFTYKNFAFSFFLDTRYGFDIFNAPHLQMVFNGVDKSTENRGQDHVFDGVKNGEGTANDINVKIGQAWYRRTFDIQGLYIEKNLYWLRLRDVNFTYSLPEKLIAPLKLTKASLTLTARNFLLSTNYTGSDPDLGTRNGLTNFSGIDFWTTPNTRSYGASINLTF